Proteins encoded within one genomic window of Eublepharis macularius isolate TG4126 chromosome 10, MPM_Emac_v1.0, whole genome shotgun sequence:
- the ABRAXAS1 gene encoding BRCA1-A complex subunit Abraxas 1 isoform X2 → MDDVEVVYTIDIQKHIPCYQPFSFYNSAGELNERALKEILLGCKKTVVGWYKLRRNTDQSMTFRERLLHKHLQSHLSNQGLVFLLLTSTVTSSSSSTHKLEYALHKPQEGLFQKVPLVVANLGMAEQQGYRTVSGSCISSGFCRAIAKHRSEFFNEDGSLKEVHKINEMYATLQAELKDLCSKVVDSERSVEKLLTEVDQLSQEVRKKKEQIEAAGRTRNHPAEPEENVFLCQALQHFFPKSGLQTSIVTLKGRQISKYCCNTDHKINAMDQLTLMLKESSFPGTETRQVLKRKATVTTTRPKPFKRLRSLQLRQKLFPREQDNSDQERDTTSNTETEDNATKDLDERTVSPTL, encoded by the exons ATGGATGATGTTGAAGTTGTTTACACAATTG ATATACAAAAGCACATTCCGTGCTACCAACCCTTCAG CTTTTACAACTCAGCTGGCGAATTGAATGAACGGGCACTGAAGGAAATACTGTTGGGATGCAAAAAG ACTGTGGTAGGCTGGTACAAGCTCAGGCGCAATACCGACCAGTCAATGACCTTCAGAGAACGCCTCCTCCATAAGCATTTGCAGTCCCACTTGTCAAATCAGGGCCTTGTTTTTCTGTTATTAACTTCTACTGTAACCTCATCAAGTTCTTCCACACACAAACTTGAATATGCTTTGCATAAACCACAAGAGGg TCTTTTCCAGAAAGTTCCTCTTGTTGTTGCCAATCTGGGAATGGCGGAACAGCAAGGCTACCGGACAGTATCTGGTTCTTGTATTTCTTCTGGCTTTTGTAGGGCGATTGCAAAACACAG GTCAGAATTTTTTAATGAAGACGGGTCTCTAAAAGAGGTTCATAAGATTAATGAAATGTATGCAACTTTGCAGGCAGAACTGAAG gATTTATGTAGTAAAGTAGTGGATAGTGAAAGATCAGTCGAGAAGCTGCTAACAGAAGTCGATCAACTGAGCCAAGAagtaaggaagaaaaaagaacagaTAGAAGCTGCAG GTAGGACCAGAAATCACCCAGCGGAGCCAGAAGAGAACGTTTTCCTCTGTCAAGCTTTGCAACATTTTTTCCCGAAATCTGGACTGCAGACGAGCATAGTTACCTTAAAAGGAAGGCAGATTTCAAAATACTGTTGCAACACTGACCACAAGATCAATGCAATGGACCAATTAACCTTAATGTTAAAAGAAAGTAGTTTCCCTGGAACTGAAACGAGGCAAGTACTCAAGCGAAAAGCGACTGTGACTACCACTAGGCCAAAGCCATTCAAAAGGCTCCGATCTTTGCAGCTGCGTCAAAAGTTATTTCCAAGAGAGCAAGACAACAGTGACCAAGAAAGAGACACTACAAGTAATACTGAAACGGAGGACAACGCAACAAAAGATCTCGATGAACGTACGGTGTCTCCAACCCTCTAA
- the ABRAXAS1 gene encoding BRCA1-A complex subunit Abraxas 1 isoform X1 has translation MEGESTTALLPGVVFGALAFQHLNTDWDAEGFLLGDVKGEAKNSITDSQMDDVEVVYTIDIQKHIPCYQPFSFYNSAGELNERALKEILLGCKKTVVGWYKLRRNTDQSMTFRERLLHKHLQSHLSNQGLVFLLLTSTVTSSSSSTHKLEYALHKPQEGLFQKVPLVVANLGMAEQQGYRTVSGSCISSGFCRAIAKHRSEFFNEDGSLKEVHKINEMYATLQAELKDLCSKVVDSERSVEKLLTEVDQLSQEVRKKKEQIEAAGRTRNHPAEPEENVFLCQALQHFFPKSGLQTSIVTLKGRQISKYCCNTDHKINAMDQLTLMLKESSFPGTETRQVLKRKATVTTTRPKPFKRLRSLQLRQKLFPREQDNSDQERDTTSNTETEDNATKDLDERTVSPTL, from the exons GAAGGTTTCCTTCTTGGGGATGTGAAAGGCGAAGCTAAGAACAGCATTACAGACTCTCAGATGGATGATGTTGAAGTTGTTTACACAATTG ATATACAAAAGCACATTCCGTGCTACCAACCCTTCAG CTTTTACAACTCAGCTGGCGAATTGAATGAACGGGCACTGAAGGAAATACTGTTGGGATGCAAAAAG ACTGTGGTAGGCTGGTACAAGCTCAGGCGCAATACCGACCAGTCAATGACCTTCAGAGAACGCCTCCTCCATAAGCATTTGCAGTCCCACTTGTCAAATCAGGGCCTTGTTTTTCTGTTATTAACTTCTACTGTAACCTCATCAAGTTCTTCCACACACAAACTTGAATATGCTTTGCATAAACCACAAGAGGg TCTTTTCCAGAAAGTTCCTCTTGTTGTTGCCAATCTGGGAATGGCGGAACAGCAAGGCTACCGGACAGTATCTGGTTCTTGTATTTCTTCTGGCTTTTGTAGGGCGATTGCAAAACACAG GTCAGAATTTTTTAATGAAGACGGGTCTCTAAAAGAGGTTCATAAGATTAATGAAATGTATGCAACTTTGCAGGCAGAACTGAAG gATTTATGTAGTAAAGTAGTGGATAGTGAAAGATCAGTCGAGAAGCTGCTAACAGAAGTCGATCAACTGAGCCAAGAagtaaggaagaaaaaagaacagaTAGAAGCTGCAG GTAGGACCAGAAATCACCCAGCGGAGCCAGAAGAGAACGTTTTCCTCTGTCAAGCTTTGCAACATTTTTTCCCGAAATCTGGACTGCAGACGAGCATAGTTACCTTAAAAGGAAGGCAGATTTCAAAATACTGTTGCAACACTGACCACAAGATCAATGCAATGGACCAATTAACCTTAATGTTAAAAGAAAGTAGTTTCCCTGGAACTGAAACGAGGCAAGTACTCAAGCGAAAAGCGACTGTGACTACCACTAGGCCAAAGCCATTCAAAAGGCTCCGATCTTTGCAGCTGCGTCAAAAGTTATTTCCAAGAGAGCAAGACAACAGTGACCAAGAAAGAGACACTACAAGTAATACTGAAACGGAGGACAACGCAACAAAAGATCTCGATGAACGTACGGTGTCTCCAACCCTCTAA
- the MRPS18C gene encoding 28S ribosomal protein S18c, mitochondrial, protein MVFLRRKCGGGGNMAAVDGFFAPVRGWGKLCCILASAGKNSSRSFGAVATWRQQCSSHNEQVSSKPDMPELMDNPYKEPPKKCILCGTHVDYKNVQLLSQFISPYTGHILGMRVTGLCPKKQLEVSKAIKRAQKIGFMPVTYKDPTFLSDPKICNIKYPD, encoded by the exons atggtttttctgcgGCGGAAGTGTGGCGGAGGAGGAAATATGGCTGCCGTGGATGGCTTCTTTGCTCCTGTAAGGGGTTGGGGGAAGCTTTGCTGTATCCTCGCCAGCGCGGGGAAGAATAGTAGCCGCTCTTTTGGAGCAG TTGCAACATGGAGACAGCAGTGTAGTTCACACAATGAACAGGTATCCAGTAAGCCAGATATG CCGGAATTGATGGATAATCCTTATAAGGAGCCTCCTAAAAAATGCATCTTGTGCGGGACACATGTTGATTACAAGAATGTTCAG CTTTTGTCTCAGTTTATTTCACCATATACTGGCCACATTCTTGGGATGCGTGTAACAG GCTTATGTCCAAAGAAACAGCTGGAAGTGTCAAAAGCTATTAAAAGAGCTCAGAAGATAG GATTTATGCCAGTTACATATAAGGACCCAACATTCCTTAGCGATCCGAAAATATGTAATATTAAGTATCCAGACTGA